The Aythya fuligula isolate bAytFul2 chromosome 2, bAytFul2.pri, whole genome shotgun sequence genome contains a region encoding:
- the LOC116486735 gene encoding feather beta keratin-like, producing MSCYNLCRPCGPTPLANSCNEPCVRQCEDSHVAIQPSTVVVTLPGPILSSFPQNTAVGSSASAAVGSNLSAQGVPISSGGFGGFGLGGYGLGGLGCFSGRRACYPC from the coding sequence atgtcctgctacaACCTCTGCCGCCCCTGTGGACCCACCCCGCTGGCtaacagctgcaacgagccctgtgtcaggcagtgcgAGGACTCCCACGTCGCCATCCAGCCTTCCACCGTGGTGGTCACCCTGCCAggacccatcctcagctccttcccccagaacaccgCCGTTGGATCCTCCGCATCAGCTGCCGTGGGCAGCAACCTCAGCGCCCAGGGAGTGCCCATCTCCTCCGGCGGCTTCGGAGGCTTTGGCCTGGGAGGCTATGGCTTGGGAGGCCTGGGCTGCTTCTCTGGCAGAAGAGCCTGCTACCCCTGCTAA
- the LOC116485681 gene encoding feather beta keratin-like — MLSYTKALLPHGHSRTSLKASPVPHTLTHSSRGLLPPGTLHTTDMSCYNLCRPCGPTPLANSCNEPCVRQCEDSHVAIQPSTVVVTLPGPILSSFPQNTAVGSSASAAVGSNLSAQGVPISSGGFGGFGLGGYGLGGLGCFSGRRACYPC, encoded by the exons ATGTTGTCATACACAAAGGCTCTCTTGCCCCACGGGCACTCAAGGACCAGCTTAAAAGCCAGCCCTGTGCCTCACACCCTCACACACTCCTCCAGAGGCCTTCTCCC TCCAGGCACCCTCCACACcacagacatgtcctgctacaACCTCTGCCGCCCCTGTGGACCCACCCCGCTGGCtaacagctgcaacgagccctgtgtcaggcagtgcgAGGACTCCCACGTCGCCATCCAGCCTTCCACCGTGGTGGTCACCCTGCCAggacccatcctcagctccttcccccagaacaccgCCGTTGGATCCTCCGCATCAGCTGCCGTGGGCAGCAACCTCAGCGCTCAGGGAGTGCCCATCTCCTCTGGCGGCTTCGGAGGCTTTGGCCTTGGAGGCTATGGCTTGGGAGGCCTGGGCTGCTTCTCTGGCAGAAGAGCCTGCTACCCCTGCTAA
- the LOC116486706 gene encoding feather beta keratin-like has product MSCYNLCRPCGPTPLANSCNEPCVRQCEDSHVAIQPSTVVVTLPGPILSSFPQNTAVGSSASAAVGSNLSAQGVPISSGGFGGFGLGGCGLGGLGCYSGRRACYPC; this is encoded by the coding sequence ATGTCCTGCTACAACCTCTGCCGCCCCTGCGGACCCACCCCGCTGGCtaacagctgcaacgagccctgtgtcaggcagtgcgAGGACTCCCACGTCGCCATCCAGCCTTCCACCGTGGTGGTCACCCTGCCAggacccatcctcagctccttcccccagaacaccgCCGTTGGATCCTCTGCATCAGCTGCCGTGGGCAGCAACCTCAGTGCCCAGGGAGTGCCCATCTCCTCTGGTGGCTTCGGAGGCTTTGGCCTGGGAGGCTGTGGCTTGGGAGGCCTGGGCTGCTACTCTGGCAGAAGAGCCTGCTACCCCTGCTAA
- the LOC116485682 gene encoding feather beta keratin-like, producing MLSCAKGFLSRGHSKTSIKSGPAPRSLTHSSRRLLPPGTLHTTDMSCYDICRPCGPTPLANSCNEPCVRQCEDSRVVIQPPAVLVTLPGPILSSFPQNTAVGSSASAAVGSNLSAQGVPISSGGFGGFGLGGFGLGGLGCFSGRRACYPC from the exons ATGCTGTCATGTGCAAAGGGTTTCTTGTCCCGTGGACACTCAAAGACCAGCATAAAATCCGGCCCTGCACCTCGATCCCTCACACACTCTTCCAGACGCCTTCTCCC TCCAGGCACCCTCCACACcacagacatgtcctgctacgaCATCTGCCGCCCCTGCGGACCCACCCCGCTGGCtaacagctgcaacgagccctgtgtcaggcagtgcgAGGACTCCCGCGTCGTCATCCAGCCTCCTGCCGTTCTGGTCACCCTGCCAggacccatcctcagctccttcccccagaacaccgCCGTTGGATCCTCCGCATcagctgctgtgggcagcaACCTCAGCGCTCAGGGAGTGCCCATCTCCTCCGGCGGCTTCGGAGGCTTTGGCCTTGGAGGCTTTGGCTTGGGAGGCCTGGGCTGCTTCTCTGGCAGAAGAGCCTGCTACCCCTGCTAA
- the LOC116485683 gene encoding feather keratin 1-like: MSCYDICRPCGPTPLANSCNEPCVRQCEDSRVVIQPPAVLVTLPGPILSSFPQNTAVGSSASAAVGSNLSAQGVPISSGGFGGFGLGGYGLGGLGCISGGRACYPC; encoded by the coding sequence atgtcctgctacgaCATCTGCCGCCCCTGCGGACCCACCCCGCTGGCtaacagctgcaacgagccctgtgtcaggcagtgcgAGGACTCCCGCGTCGTCATCCAGCCTCCTGCCGTTCTGGTCACCCTGCCAggacccatcctcagctccttcccccagaacaccgCCGTTGGATCCTCCGCATCAGCTGCCGTGGGCAGCAACCTCAGCGCCCAGGGAGTGCCCATCTCCTCCGGAGGCTTCGGAGGCTTTGGCCTTGGAGGCTATGGCTTGGGAGGCCTGGGCTGCATCTCTGGTGGAAGAGCCTGCTACCCCTGCTAA
- the LOC116486812 gene encoding feather beta keratin-like, with protein MSCYDICRPCGPTPLANSCNEPCVRQCEDSHVAIQPPTVVVTLPGPILSSFPQNTAVGSSASAAVGSNLSAQGVPISSGGFGGFGLGGFGLGGLGCFSGRRACYPC; from the coding sequence atgtcctgctacgaCATCTGCCGCCCCTGTGGACCCACCCCGCTGGCtaacagctgcaacgagccctgtgtcaggcagtgcgAGGACTCCCACGTCGCCATCCAGCCTCCTACCGTGGTGGTCACCCTGCCAggacccatcctcagctccttcccccagaacactGCTGTTGGATCCTCTGCATCAGCTGCCGTGGGCAGCAACCTCAGCGCCCAGGGAGTGCCCATCTCCTCTGGGGGATTCGGAGGCTTTGGCCTTGGAGGCTTTGGCTTGGGAGGCCTGGGCTGCTTCTCTGGCAGAAGAGCCTGCTACCCCTGCTAA